The sequence GGCAAGCTCCCTTTCGACACGCATGCCTTTCATTATGAATTGGAATACGGCACCGACACGCTCGAAATCCACATCGACGGCGTCTCGCCGGGACAAAATGTGCTCTTGGTCGATGACCTGCTGGCGACCGGCGGCACGATGCAAGCCTGCTGCCGGCTCGTGGAAAAGGCCGGCGCCCATGTGGCGGGCTGCGCGTTCGTCATCGAATTGCTCTCGCTGGGGGGCGCGCCGCGCTTGGCCCCTTACGAGTCGTTCAGCCTTGTGAAATACCCGTGAAGGCGGCCACATGGGGCGCTACGTCATCCTGCGACACGATTGCGAAAACGGCCGGGGACTGTCCCCTTTTGTGTCCGCCGTGACGGATTCGGCGGTCGCGGAAAAAAAGGGGACTGTCCCCCTCTCCGCAGGCCGTTTGCGTACGTCGGGTGTGCATTGGGATCTGATGCTCGAATCGGGCGCGGCGCTCCGCACTTGGGCGCTTGCCGCCGAGCCAGCGTCGGACATTCTGATCGCGGCGGAGCAACTGCCCGACCATCGACTGGCCTATCTCGACTACGAAGGCCCAATCTCCGGCGACCGCGGCACCGTCATCCGCTGGGACGCCGGGCACTTCGAACTCTTGAGCGAGACGCCTCTAGTCGAGCCTCGAAGCTGCTTTGACCAGTTGGGTGCCATGCCCACGGCTCGGCGTGGGCATGAGCCGCACGAAGGCATGGCCACTCAGAGCAGTGGCCATGGCACCCGTCCCTTCTCGATTGAAGCTCCACTAGCACTCCGAATTGCGCTTACCGGCGATCGCCTGCGCGGCGAAGCAACCCTAGCGCGATCGTCCGCGGCGAGCAACTCATGGCAATTCGTTTTCCATCCGCGACAAACATAATCGCGGCGGGCTCGTGGCCAAAAACCAAGGCAGCATTTCGCTTCGCACCCTGGCAAAATGCGGCCATGGCTGAAATCCGGTCCGACGCCGCTGAAGCTTTGCCCGCCGCGCATGGAATCTGGGAGCGATACGTCATGGCGCTCGACGAAGTCACGGACCGGATGCGGCGAATCGGGCGGGCACTGAACGATGCGCAAGTCGAGTATGCCTTGGTCGGCGGCCAAGCTGTGGCGTTGAGGGTGGCGACCCAAGACCCCGCCGCCGTCCGCACGACCAAAGACGTGGACATTTTGTTGCGCCGCGACGACCTGCCGCGGGCACGCGGCGCCGCGGCCACCGTCGCGATGGACTACTTCGAGGTCCAAGGCGTCGGCATGTTTCTCGAACGGTCCGATCCCAACCCGCGGAGAGCCGTTCGACTCCTCTGGTCCGGCGAGAAAATTCGCCCCGATTATTCGCTCCCGTCGCCGAGCGTGGACGAGCGCGAAATGCTCGAACAGAACACTCCCGTCATCTCGCTGGCCGGACTCGTGCGCATGAAGCTACTGTCCAACCGCGATCAAGACCGAGTCCACCTCCGCGATTTAATCGGGGTCGGGCTGATCGGCCGCGATCTTCTCTCCTCCCTGCCAGCGGATTTGGCCGGTCGACTTGAAGCTCTGTTGAACGAAGCCGGGCAATGAACATCAAATTTGAAATTGGGAATTGCGGAACAGCGGCTTTATCATGCGCTGTCGGGTAGAATGGTCACTATGGACGAGCCACGACAGGACAGCTTGCGGCGACACCAGAGGACCTTTTGTCGGGAGGTGCTATTTGCGATCGCCATGGGAGTCTTCGTCCTTATAAATTGGGCGCTAAATGATCGTGATTCTTGGGGTCGGTCACATTTCTGGATTATGGGTAGCTTGTCTGCCGTAACTTGCGGTTTGCTCTTCTTCTTGGTCAGACGGTGCCGTTGGAATAAGTAAAAATCACTTCAGTTTTTCGATTGGCACATCGGCAGATTGTACCACAAACCGAAATCGGTGCGGCGACGCATATTCGTTCGTCGGTCGGTGGAATGCGACTATGACCGATCGCCCGAGTCGACGAAGATCATTTCTTCCAACCCTACAAAACCAGGTCGTGGTCACGGTTGGAAAACTGGTCTTGAGCGCCCTCCAAGGGAAGCATTGCGGTCTCCTCGAGCATCGCCGCCAATGCGGTACGTTGGCGGCGGACCGCGTCGGCATGCTCATCGGCCAGTGGCTCGCCCTTACCTAGAATAGTCAGCGATACCACCGCGTGTTCCTTGAGGTCCACCGGGTGAAGCGGCTTGAGGACGCCATTCTCGTAGATGGCCGTAATGGGCTCCTGCATGATGTGATTATACTTCGCTACCGGCGGCAAAGTCGAGTACAATCGACGCGGATTGCAAACTGGTTGCCTGTTAAACTTTCATGCCCAATCACCGTCAAATCCACCGGCATTTCAAGCGGGCCGATCCGGCGCTGGCCGAGGTGGTCAAGCAAGTCGGGCCGTTCACTTTGAAGCCGCAGCGCGATCGGTTCAAGATGCTCGTGCGATCGATCATCTCGCAGCAGATTTCGATCGCGGCGGCCCGCTCGATTCGCGAGCGATTGGAAGCTCGCGTCGCGCCGCGCGGGATTCGCCCCGAGACGATTGTCGGCCTTTCGATCGAGCAGTTTCGCTCGGTCGGGATCTCGCGGCAGAAGGCCAGTTATCTGCACGACCTCGCCGATAAGTGCGGCGACGGAACCGTGCGCTTGTCGCGGCTGGGCCGGATGAGCGACGACGAGGTGATCGAGGAGTTGATCCGGGTCAAAGGGATCGGCCGCTGGTCGGCCCACATGTTCTTGATTTTCGCGCTCGGCCGGCCCGATGTCTTTCCGCTGGATGACCTGGGCGTGCGGATGGCAATTCAGCACCTGCACAAGTTCAAGGAACTTCCTAAGCGCGACGAATGTCTCGCTGTTGGCAGCCGCTGGAAGCCTTATGCGAGCATCGGAAGCTGGTACTGCTGGAGATATCTCGATCTCAGTCGGAAAAGCGGCTCGAAAAAAATATCGGCCCCAACTCCTGTCACAAAGGGCACGATAAAGACAAAGAAGAAATGATCCGGGAGAACCGCTGTGCACGAATTGCTTCATGGAATCTACATCCAGGCCCATCCCGAGAAGGTCTATCAAGCGATCACGACGGCCGACGGGCTGCGGCAGTGGTGGACGGCCGATTGCGTGGTCGAGCCGCGTGTTGGCAGCGTGGCCGAATTTGGTTTCTTCGGCCGTAAGGCCGTTTTTCGGATGCGGATCGACGAATTGGTCCCGAGCCAGCGAGTCGTCTGGCAATGCGTCGGCGGGCCTGACGAATGGCCGGGCACTCGCCTGACGTGGGACCTATCGGAAGACGCCGGCAAAACGCGCGTCCGCTTCCAGCAAACCGGTTGGCCGCACATCGAAGGCCATTTCCGCCCCGCCAACTCGACGTGGGGCGCTCTTATGTACAGGCTGAAAGACTACGCGGAAGGCAAATCGCCTGGGCCGCATTTTAAGTAGGTGTCGTTCAGGCGTCGTCGCCTGACAATCCCGGGCGACTATCGACGTGCGACTGTCAGGCGAGGACGCCTGACCTACTTTGCGGCCTCCGATTCTCGCGCCCGCCGGTCGCTCGCCCTACTTTTTCGACACGATCTTCACGCCGTGCACGTAAAGATTGCGATCGTAGGCCCCTTCTTTGTACACGTCGTTGGTGAACGCGATCACCAGCTTGTGGTCCCCGGCTTTGAGCGTGACGGGCAGCGTGTAGTCTTTGGCGGAGTCGTCGGTCAGTGCCGTCTCATCCCCGACGGCCTTATCGGCGACGACGGCCTTGTCATCGATGGTCAGCTTGAATTTGGCAGGGCCGTCGATCTTGGCGTCGCCGGAGTTTTGCACGGAATCGCCCGAGGCGCTCACTACAATTTCATACTCGCCGTCGGCCGGCGCCTTGAACGTCGCTTCCGCGGGGCCATTGGTATAGAAGAACAGTTTGCCCTCGCTCTCATTGAAGCCGAACATCGCCTCGGGGTTGGTGATTTCCTTTGCGGGCTTGAACTTGAAATCCTTCAATTCGATCGTGATCGCGTCGTCGGCCCGGACCAGCGTAACCGAGGCGAGCAGGATCGCCAGCGAGCAAAGCGAGATGACGAGAGCGCGGCATTTCATAGCATCGTCCCTCCCAAGATTTCTCTTCGAGCGTGAGCCCGGAACCAATCCAGGCAGACAACCACTGTTGATCGTATCTTCGCCCGAGGCGATGTCAACCAACAGGTAGGTCAGGCGTCGTCGCCTGACGACTCAGAGCGGTAGGGTGCGTCGAGTCCGCGCTGACGCACCGGAACCGGCGGTGATAGTGGGCTTCCGAGCCTTGATGTACGCTACTGCGACTGCAGGGGAGATAATTCGGGGACTGCGCCGATTGACGCAGATTTCAAGAAACGAGCCGTGCGCTCGGATATCACTCAAACAAACCCGCGAAAATCGGTGAAATCTGCGGATCATTTACGGACTTGTTCGGCGCGCTGAGGGGTCTCAAAATGACGTTTCAGAATCGGTGAATCGGTATCGCGACGAATGAGCTTGTCCAATGGTTCAGCAACACATCTCGATCGACAATTTCTCTCCGCCCGAGGCCAAGATCGCGTTGTTTCGTTCGCTCTTCCGCGGGCGAGATGATGTCTACCCGCGGCGCTTCGAGAGCCGCAAGACCGGCAAATCTGGGTATTCGCCAGCTTGTGCCAACGAGTGGGTGCAGGGCGTGTGCGAGAAGCCCAGGATCAAGTGCTTCGATTGCCTGCACAAACGCTTTCTGCCGATCACGAGCGAAGTCATCCGCTGGCACCTTTCCGGGCATGACGACACCGGACGCGATTTCGTCATGGGCGTTTACCCAATGCTCCTCGACGAAACATGCTTCTTCTTGGCGATAGACCTCGACAAAGCGCATTGGCAAGAGGATGCATGCGCCGTCCTGGAAACTTGTCATCGGCTGCATCTGTCCGCGGCGCTGGAGCGCTCGCGCTCCGGAAACGGCGGGCATATCTGGCTGTTCTTCAAACAAGCGATTCCCGCGACGGTTGCGCGAAAGCTCGGGGCGCATCTCTTGACCGAAACGATGGAGCGACGGCCCGACATCGGGCTCGATTCGTACGATCGCTTCTTTCCGAATCAAGACACCCTCCCGCGCGGCGGCTTCGGTAACCTAATCGCCCTGCCGCTGCAAAGACGGCCGCGAGAATCCGGCAACAGCGTGTTTCTTAACCAGAGCGGCGTGCCGCACTCCGATCAATGGGCCTATCTGGCAAGCGTTCCCAAGATCGCCCGATCGACGATCGAGGAAGTCGTTGCCACCGCCGAGAAACGAGGCCGGGTTGTCGGTGTCCGTTTGGCTATCCCTGACGAGGATGATTCCGCGCCTTGGACCTTGCCCCCGTCGCGCCGACGGAACGAGCCGGCGTTAGCTGAGCCGCTCCCCGATCGCCTCGAGCTGATCCTGGGCAATCAAATCTATTTTGCCAAGGACCAATTGCCACCGGGACTTCGCAACCGACTCATTCGGCTGGCAGCATTTCAGAATCCGGAATTCTACAAAGCCCAAGCGATGCGCCTGCCGACCTATGGCAAGCCGCGCGTCGTTGCCTGCGCCGAAGACCATCCATTGCACATCGGATTGCCGCGCGGTTGCTTGGACGACGCGCAAAAGCTCCTGGCGGATCTGGGAATCGAGATGATCGTGCGCGACGAGCGGATGGCCGGCATACCGCTGGATGTGAAGTTCCTCGGCGAGTTGCAGCCCGGGCAGTTGGCTGCCGCCGAAGCAGTGCTCGCCCACGAGACGGGCGTTTTGTCCGCTCCGACGGCCTTCGGCAAGACCGTGATCGCCGCTTGGCTTATCGCCCGGCGCGGCGTTAACACGCTGGTTCTGGTGCATCGCCGCCAGTTGCTCGAACAGTGGCTGCGACGGCTCGAAGCATTCCTAGGACTTCCGCCAGACGCAATCGGCCGCTTCGGCGGTGGCGGCAAGAAACGAACTAGCTCGATCGATGTTGCGCTCATTCAAAGCATCGTCCGCAAGGGAATAGTAAATGACCTGGTCGGAGAGTATGGCCACATAATCGTAGATGAATGTCACCATTTGCCCGCGCAGAGCTTCGAGCAGGTCGTTCGGCGGTCGAAGGCGAAATTCGTCACCGGCCTGTCGGCGACCGTCGCGCGCAAAGACGGCCATCACCCGATCATCTTCATGCAGTGCGGGCCCGTTCGCTGCCGCGTCGATGCGAAGCAGCAGGCGGCGGCGCGCCCGTTCGAACACACCGTGCGCGTCCGGCCGACAGGATTTCATGCGGTGGAACCATCGTCCGAGGACATGCGAATCCAGTTTCAGGAATTCTATTCGCAGTTGGTCGCCGACGACGCGCGGAATCGCGTCATCTGCGGCGACGTGCAGGAAGCTGTCCGGCATGGCCGCTCCCCGCTCGTATTGACCGAGCGCAATGACCATCTTGACGACTTGGCCGAGCGGTTGTCGACGAGCATCCGGCATCTTGTCGTTCTGCGCGGCGGCATGAGGCAGAGCGAGATTCGCGCGGTGATCGAGCGCTTGGCAACAATCCCCGAGACGGAGGATCGAGCGCTGCTGGCGACCGGAAAATACATCGGCGAGGGTTTCGACGACGCCCGGCTCGACACCCTGTTTCTCGCGCTTCCAATTTCTTGGCGCGGAACGGTCGCGCAATACGTCGGCCGCTTGCATCGCCTCCATCATCGCAAACGCGAAGTGCAAGTCTACGACTATGCCGATCTGAATGTGCCGATGCTGGCCCGGATGTTCGACCGTCGCTGCCGAGGTTACGAAGCCGTCGGTTACCAAATCCAACTCCCGGCCAGCGCCGCGGCGGGATGGCCGGTGGACGTGCCACTTCCGGTCGATCCGGAGTGGAAACGCGACTACTCGGCCAGCGTGCGGCGGCTCATTCGCGACGGAGTCGATTTGCCATTGGCGAATCTCTTCGCTAGTTCAGCTCGCTCGCCTTCGGCGGATGCCGAGGGCGCGGATCGGGCCCGCAGCGCGACCGAGCCCTTTCTGTTTCGCCGATTGGAAACGCTGCCGGACACTCGCGGGCGATTTCGGCTCAATGCCGCGCTGCCGATTCCGTTCGACCAGGTTGGGCAAATGGAAGTGGACTTGCTCTGCGCCGACGCGCGGGTGGCCGTGGAACTCGACGGCTCGCAGCATCTCGACGGTGCCGATGCCTATCGTCGCGACCGGCGCAAAGACCTGCTCTTGCAGGAAGGCGGCTACTTCGTGCTCCGCTTCCTGGCCGAGGATGTCGGTAAACACCTCGATGCGGTGCTCGACGCGATCTTGCGAACGCTGTCGAGCCGGCGACCGAGAAGGGAATGAAGTAGTAACGTTTTCACGTGCTGGCTAGTAGAATGTTTATGCTGGCGTTAATGCCTGTCGAGGAGAACCGCAATGAGTACTCTTGAACAAGCACCACCCGCATCCAACACGATCCCACCGCCGACGCCGCTTGCACCCCATCGCTTCAGCGTCGAGCAGTACCACCGGATGATCGAGGCGGGCATCCTGACCACGAGTGATCGAGTTCAGCTTCTCGAAGGAGTGATTCTGGAGATGACACCCGTTGGCATTCCGCACATGTATGCTGTGCGAGGGATGATGCGAGCGATTTTGCGGCTGTTGCCTAACGGGTGGGACGTCGCCGTCCAGCAGCCTGTGAGGCTCGTCGCGAGCGAACCGGAACCTGATTTGTCGGTCGTCCGTGGCAGTTACCTTGACTACCACGATCATCATCCGGGACCGGGCGAAATCGGGCTCGTGATCGAAGTTGCCGAGTCGGCACTGGGCCTCGACCGCGGCGCCAAGGCCCGCGTCTATGCGGCGGCCGGCGTGCCGGAGTATTGGATCGTGAACCTGATCGATCGGCAGGTCGAGATCCATCGCGATCCGCGTACCGGGGAATCAGGGGAGCCTGCATATCAAACGGGCGAGATCGTCCCAACGACCGGGGTACTGAAATTGGTGCTCGACGGTCGCCTCTTGGGCGAAATCTCGGTGGCCTCGATCTTGCCGTAAGCGATGTTGCCCCCCGCTCTCTCACTCGCCGCGGCTGATGAACAAGATTTTCACAGAGCGCGTTTCCTTGCGGAAGTGTAAGCCGGTCTGCGCCGTGATGTTGGCGAGAACCAGCTTCGGGTCGCGATCCTCGGCTTCCATCTCCTTGGTAAACGGCGATCGGCCGTGCAGAAACCAGCTCAACTCACCCGTTGGCGGCGATTTCACTTCCGAAACGATCGGCGTGCCGATCCAATCGCCGACCCAATCGAGGAATTCACGGAAATCTCCGGTCCCCCCGCCGGAGCCGCTGTTTGGGACAAGTTGCTTGCCGAAGACGTCGATCGCGTCGAGAGTGACCGTTTTGTCCGCGTAAATCATCGTATCCTTGTCATGCCCGCCGGGAATCGACTTGTGCTCGTAGGTGCCGTCGACGACATAAACGGGCCGCGGGGCCGCGCGAAACTCCATGCGAACTGGCACCGTGGTTGCGTTTTTCAAGATCGCGACCAACTCTTTGATGATCTGCTCATCGCCCACTCCGGGCCGAACTATCCAATCGCCGGGGATTGCTTTGTCGAGCAGTTCCGACGGCCCATCAATCGATTGCTTCTTGATCCCGAGCATGGCATCGCATAGCCCCGAAATCGTATAGCCGCCGTCAGCCGAACCGCCGAAAGTCATTCCCCAGTCGCGAAGTCGTTCGTTCGACCAGTGAAAGACGATCGCCGACGGGCCGGCGGGAATCGCCTCGGCTTGCGTTGGATTGGCAGTGCGAT comes from Pirellulales bacterium and encodes:
- a CDS encoding DNA polymerase ligase N-terminal domain-containing protein, encoding MGRYVILRHDCENGRGLSPFVSAVTDSAVAEKKGTVPLSAGRLRTSGVHWDLMLESGAALRTWALAAEPASDILIAAEQLPDHRLAYLDYEGPISGDRGTVIRWDAGHFELLSETPLVEPRSCFDQLGAMPTARRGHEPHEGMATQSSGHGTRPFSIEAPLALRIALTGDRLRGEATLARSSAASNSWQFVFHPRQT
- a CDS encoding carbohydrate-binding domain-containing protein translates to MKCRALVISLCSLAILLASVTLVRADDAITIELKDFKFKPAKEITNPEAMFGFNESEGKLFFYTNGPAEATFKAPADGEYEIVVSASGDSVQNSGDAKIDGPAKFKLTIDDKAVVADKAVGDETALTDDSAKDYTLPVTLKAGDHKLVIAFTNDVYKEGAYDRNLYVHGVKIVSKK
- a CDS encoding antitoxin family protein encodes the protein MQEPITAIYENGVLKPLHPVDLKEHAVVSLTILGKGEPLADEHADAVRRQRTALAAMLEETAMLPLEGAQDQFSNRDHDLVL
- a CDS encoding Uma2 family endonuclease → MSTLEQAPPASNTIPPPTPLAPHRFSVEQYHRMIEAGILTTSDRVQLLEGVILEMTPVGIPHMYAVRGMMRAILRLLPNGWDVAVQQPVRLVASEPEPDLSVVRGSYLDYHDHHPGPGEIGLVIEVAESALGLDRGAKARVYAAAGVPEYWIVNLIDRQVEIHRDPRTGESGEPAYQTGEIVPTTGVLKLVLDGRLLGEISVASILP
- a CDS encoding SRPBCC domain-containing protein, coding for MHELLHGIYIQAHPEKVYQAITTADGLRQWWTADCVVEPRVGSVAEFGFFGRKAVFRMRIDELVPSQRVVWQCVGGPDEWPGTRLTWDLSEDAGKTRVRFQQTGWPHIEGHFRPANSTWGALMYRLKDYAEGKSPGPHFK
- a CDS encoding DNA-3-methyladenine glycosylase gives rise to the protein MPNHRQIHRHFKRADPALAEVVKQVGPFTLKPQRDRFKMLVRSIISQQISIAAARSIRERLEARVAPRGIRPETIVGLSIEQFRSVGISRQKASYLHDLADKCGDGTVRLSRLGRMSDDEVIEELIRVKGIGRWSAHMFLIFALGRPDVFPLDDLGVRMAIQHLHKFKELPKRDECLAVGSRWKPYASIGSWYCWRYLDLSRKSGSKKISAPTPVTKGTIKTKKK
- a CDS encoding adenine phosphoribosyltransferase — translated: MPTSPTGLRLTDYIRDIPDFPKPGILFRDITPLLAAPEALRETIAQLADHYRDARVGVVAAAEARGFIFAAPLAIELGVGFVPVRKPGKLPFDTHAFHYELEYGTDTLEIHIDGVSPGQNVLLVDDLLATGGTMQACCRLVEKAGAHVAGCAFVIELLSLGGAPRLAPYESFSLVKYP
- a CDS encoding DEAD/DEAH box helicase family protein; amino-acid sequence: MVQQHISIDNFSPPEAKIALFRSLFRGRDDVYPRRFESRKTGKSGYSPACANEWVQGVCEKPRIKCFDCLHKRFLPITSEVIRWHLSGHDDTGRDFVMGVYPMLLDETCFFLAIDLDKAHWQEDACAVLETCHRLHLSAALERSRSGNGGHIWLFFKQAIPATVARKLGAHLLTETMERRPDIGLDSYDRFFPNQDTLPRGGFGNLIALPLQRRPRESGNSVFLNQSGVPHSDQWAYLASVPKIARSTIEEVVATAEKRGRVVGVRLAIPDEDDSAPWTLPPSRRRNEPALAEPLPDRLELILGNQIYFAKDQLPPGLRNRLIRLAAFQNPEFYKAQAMRLPTYGKPRVVACAEDHPLHIGLPRGCLDDAQKLLADLGIEMIVRDERMAGIPLDVKFLGELQPGQLAAAEAVLAHETGVLSAPTAFGKTVIAAWLIARRGVNTLVLVHRRQLLEQWLRRLEAFLGLPPDAIGRFGGGGKKRTSSIDVALIQSIVRKGIVNDLVGEYGHIIVDECHHLPAQSFEQVVRRSKAKFVTGLSATVARKDGHHPIIFMQCGPVRCRVDAKQQAAARPFEHTVRVRPTGFHAVEPSSEDMRIQFQEFYSQLVADDARNRVICGDVQEAVRHGRSPLVLTERNDHLDDLAERLSTSIRHLVVLRGGMRQSEIRAVIERLATIPETEDRALLATGKYIGEGFDDARLDTLFLALPISWRGTVAQYVGRLHRLHHRKREVQVYDYADLNVPMLARMFDRRCRGYEAVGYQIQLPASAAAGWPVDVPLPVDPEWKRDYSASVRRLIRDGVDLPLANLFASSARSPSADAEGADRARSATEPFLFRRLETLPDTRGRFRLNAALPIPFDQVGQMEVDLLCADARVAVELDGSQHLDGADAYRRDRRKDLLLQEGGYFVLRFLAEDVGKHLDAVLDAILRTLSSRRPRRE